One window of the Archangium primigenium genome contains the following:
- a CDS encoding MlaE family lipid ABC transporter permease subunit encodes MPPETPQQAQEPPRPSATVQAIEAVGRGLIERVEDLGRLVTLGVDVMRLSVRRPLRLHNLFFQLDFVGVGSVFIVLLTGLFTGMVFANQSAAAFAMFDAQSLVGPTVGLVLTRELAPVFSSLMMTMRAGSAMCTELGTMRVTEQVDALETMAVNPVQFLLVPRVLAGLFMVPVLTLLFDAAGIFGAYVVSVSVQGVSPGTFIARTQQWLEPADVLEGVIKGAVFGLAVALICCFKGYHAAGGAKGVGQATTAAMVNSALSIFILDFIVGVLLH; translated from the coding sequence GTGCCCCCAGAGACACCTCAGCAGGCGCAAGAACCCCCACGCCCCTCCGCGACCGTGCAGGCCATCGAGGCGGTGGGGCGGGGCCTCATCGAGCGGGTGGAGGACCTGGGCCGCCTGGTCACGCTCGGCGTGGACGTGATGCGGCTGAGCGTGCGCCGGCCGTTGCGGCTGCACAACCTCTTCTTCCAGCTGGATTTCGTGGGCGTGGGCAGCGTGTTCATCGTGCTGCTCACCGGGCTGTTCACCGGCATGGTGTTCGCCAACCAGTCCGCCGCGGCCTTCGCCATGTTCGACGCCCAGAGCCTGGTGGGCCCCACGGTGGGCCTGGTGCTCACGCGCGAACTGGCGCCCGTGTTCTCCTCGCTGATGATGACCATGCGCGCGGGCTCCGCCATGTGCACGGAGTTGGGCACCATGCGCGTCACCGAGCAGGTGGACGCCCTGGAGACCATGGCCGTCAACCCGGTGCAGTTCCTGCTGGTGCCCCGGGTGCTCGCGGGGCTGTTCATGGTGCCGGTGCTCACGCTGCTCTTCGACGCCGCGGGCATCTTCGGCGCCTATGTGGTGTCCGTGTCCGTGCAGGGCGTGTCCCCCGGGACGTTCATCGCGCGCACCCAGCAGTGGCTGGAGCCCGCGGACGTGCTCGAGGGCGTCATCAAGGGCGCGGTGTTCGGCCTGGCCGTGGCGCTCATCTGCTGCTTCAAGGGCTACCACGCCGCCGGTGGCGCCAAGGGCGTGGGCCAGGCCACCACCGCCGCCATGGTCAACAGCGCCCTGTCCATCTTCATCCTCGACT
- a CDS encoding M50 family metallopeptidase, whose amino-acid sequence MSTYSPSPFSWQFNLGRIPVVVEPSFWLITALFGLMGARENVAWTGIWVGVCFVSILIHELGHALAAMTLGSDLVHIRLYEFGGLTTHQVISRWRDVAVTAAGPLAGFLFGGLMVAVHHYVPATTEYGQVAYSYLKFVNFFWGFVNLLPVLPLDGGHILSGVLGPTRQRIALWVGVVVAAGVTALALLGRAIFVAFMFGRMAYTCWQALSYTRDLKPLEPVRPAEDTEPVKDLVAQGWQALRSGQESEASRLGHLAFSVAAPGEETNTVRDLLAWVALSEGNPRAALSQLEKVAPPEAVKPYSLAMAYEAAGLHERALPPALRAQETEPSEATVALAVRLLVRAQRLPEAERSARDFAWRNLARRDALLADIAVARGDYGAAASLFARTFETTGRAEEAYQAALNHARGDQVEHATEWLKRALDAGYDDLDAALQEPALALVRATPEIAQRLTPRQG is encoded by the coding sequence ATGAGCACGTACTCCCCTTCCCCTTTTTCGTGGCAGTTCAACCTCGGCCGCATCCCCGTGGTGGTGGAGCCGAGCTTCTGGCTCATCACCGCCCTGTTCGGCCTGATGGGGGCGCGGGAGAACGTGGCCTGGACGGGGATCTGGGTGGGCGTCTGCTTCGTGTCCATCCTCATCCACGAGCTGGGCCATGCCCTGGCCGCCATGACGCTGGGCTCGGACCTGGTGCACATCCGCCTCTATGAGTTCGGCGGGCTCACGACCCACCAGGTCATCAGCCGCTGGCGCGACGTGGCCGTCACCGCCGCGGGCCCCCTGGCGGGCTTCCTGTTCGGCGGCCTGATGGTGGCCGTGCACCACTACGTGCCAGCCACCACCGAGTACGGCCAGGTGGCCTACAGCTACCTCAAGTTCGTGAACTTCTTCTGGGGCTTCGTGAACCTGCTGCCGGTGCTGCCGTTGGACGGCGGCCACATCCTCAGCGGCGTGCTGGGCCCCACCCGCCAGCGCATCGCCCTGTGGGTGGGCGTCGTCGTCGCGGCGGGGGTGACGGCCCTGGCGCTCCTGGGCCGCGCCATCTTCGTGGCCTTCATGTTCGGCCGCATGGCGTACACCTGCTGGCAGGCCCTGTCCTATACGCGCGATCTCAAGCCCCTGGAGCCCGTGCGCCCCGCCGAGGACACCGAGCCGGTGAAGGACCTGGTCGCCCAGGGCTGGCAGGCCTTGCGCTCGGGCCAGGAGAGCGAGGCGTCGCGGCTGGGCCACCTGGCCTTCAGCGTGGCCGCGCCCGGCGAGGAGACCAACACGGTGCGCGACCTGCTCGCCTGGGTGGCGCTCTCCGAGGGCAACCCGCGCGCCGCCCTGTCGCAGCTGGAGAAGGTGGCCCCGCCCGAGGCCGTCAAACCCTACTCGCTCGCCATGGCGTACGAGGCGGCGGGGCTGCACGAGCGCGCCCTGCCCCCCGCCCTGCGCGCCCAGGAGACCGAGCCGTCCGAGGCCACGGTGGCGCTCGCGGTGCGCCTGCTGGTGCGGGCCCAGCGGCTGCCGGAGGCCGAGCGCTCGGCGCGGGACTTCGCCTGGAGGAACCTCGCCCGGCGGGACGCGCTGCTCGCGGACATCGCCGTGGCGCGGGGGGACTATGGCGCGGCGGCGAGCCTGTTCGCGCGCACCTTCGAGACCACCGGTCGCGCCGAGGAGGCCTACCAGGCCGCGCTCAACCACGCCCGGGGCGATCAGGTGGAGCACGCCACCGAGTGGCTCAAGCGCGCGCTGGACGCGGGCTACGACGATCTGGACGCGGCGCTCCAGGAGCCCGCCCTGGCCCTGGTGCGCGCCACGCCGGAGATCGCCCAGCGCCTCACCCCGCGTCAGGGCTGA
- a CDS encoding GNAT family N-acetyltransferase, whose translation MPPVLLRRHATWPRGELLALQLAALRHAGPSHYRPRQLEAWGALAAQGSEAEDAQTDRALYVAQAGALLAGFGQLQLSTSFVAALYVHPHFEGQGIGTALLTALERELVALEHEGVQLHASLNAVAFYVRRGYRAVGDAAFVGPDNTRVPMVHMVKALDGGASPAPAG comes from the coding sequence GTGCCTCCGGTCCTCCTCCGGAGGCACGCGACGTGGCCGCGGGGTGAGCTGCTCGCGCTGCAGCTCGCCGCCCTGCGCCACGCGGGCCCGTCGCACTACCGCCCCCGGCAGCTCGAGGCCTGGGGCGCCCTCGCGGCCCAGGGCTCCGAGGCCGAGGACGCCCAGACGGACCGCGCGCTGTACGTGGCCCAGGCCGGGGCGCTGCTCGCCGGGTTCGGGCAGCTCCAGCTCTCCACGTCCTTCGTCGCGGCGCTGTACGTCCACCCCCACTTCGAGGGTCAGGGCATCGGCACGGCGCTGCTCACCGCCCTGGAGCGGGAGCTCGTGGCGCTCGAGCACGAGGGCGTCCAGCTCCACGCGTCGCTCAACGCCGTGGCGTTCTATGTCCGTCGGGGCTACCGCGCCGTGGGCGACGCGGCTTTCGTGGGCCCCGACAACACCCGGGTGCCCATGGTCCACATGGTGAAGGCGTTGGACGGGGGCGCCTCGCCCGCTCCCGCCGGGTGA
- a CDS encoding serine/threonine-protein kinase — MSPSFDTTGGPAPLGTQLLSAHFRADAAAREAIVARFISRMAALCILSTLGLVSVIGGPRAMAVAGLCAVIAVYYGVLSRVLRRGWFHPGIYWVNIALETSTGGLLFVCDTLFGTPEQALGNPMAVLWTAAIVFAALRGKRRLALFAGGLVAAQTVLLYFLLAWPRLAEPVPMYFSPPLVLLRAAYYVGIGWLAALVAGYLTQRAEEALHAVRAKDLVGKYFLHERLGVGGMAEVFRATYSPEGGFEKVVAIKRILPAYAEDEDFVTLFRREAELGSLLNHPNIVQVLDVGRFGDTYFMAMEHIEGVSLRELIKSHGPLPPAVVAYLGAELGEALDYVHRRTASDGTPLNLVHRDVNPPNILLSRIGEVKLGDFGVARAAIHVRLTQADRVRGKLGYLAPEQARGHAFDGRADLFALGLTLHEALTGRRVFQDEDISNTVRATPPPFLVSPSVHRPDVPPALDAALMGLVRWNVQERTERGQRLREQLCALTGVAAPFPRGQRELGRLVQEALAHKAGHVPARSAERETRVEHLPSPPGSEEPTGVVTRRSLDEP; from the coding sequence ATGTCTCCTTCCTTCGACACCACGGGTGGCCCGGCCCCGCTCGGCACCCAGCTGCTCTCCGCGCACTTCCGCGCGGACGCCGCCGCCCGCGAGGCCATCGTGGCCCGGTTCATCAGCCGGATGGCCGCCCTCTGCATCCTCTCCACGCTCGGGCTCGTCTCGGTCATCGGCGGGCCGCGCGCCATGGCCGTGGCGGGCCTGTGCGCCGTCATCGCCGTCTACTACGGGGTGCTGTCCCGGGTGCTGCGGCGCGGCTGGTTCCACCCCGGCATCTACTGGGTCAACATCGCGCTGGAGACGTCCACCGGCGGGCTGCTCTTCGTCTGTGACACGCTCTTCGGCACGCCCGAGCAGGCGCTGGGCAACCCCATGGCCGTGCTCTGGACGGCGGCCATCGTGTTCGCGGCGCTGCGGGGCAAGCGCCGCCTGGCCCTGTTCGCCGGGGGACTCGTGGCGGCCCAGACGGTGCTGCTCTACTTCCTGCTGGCCTGGCCCCGGCTGGCCGAGCCCGTACCCATGTACTTCTCGCCGCCCCTGGTGCTGCTGCGGGCCGCCTACTACGTCGGCATCGGCTGGCTGGCGGCGCTCGTGGCCGGCTACCTCACGCAGCGCGCCGAGGAGGCGCTGCACGCCGTGCGGGCCAAGGATCTGGTGGGCAAGTACTTCCTGCACGAGCGGCTGGGCGTGGGCGGCATGGCCGAGGTGTTCCGCGCCACGTACAGCCCGGAGGGCGGCTTCGAGAAGGTGGTGGCCATCAAGCGCATCCTCCCGGCCTATGCCGAGGACGAGGACTTCGTGACGCTGTTCCGCCGGGAGGCGGAGCTGGGCTCGCTGCTCAACCACCCCAACATCGTCCAGGTGCTCGACGTGGGCCGCTTCGGGGACACGTACTTCATGGCCATGGAGCACATCGAGGGCGTGTCCCTGCGCGAGCTCATCAAGAGCCACGGGCCGCTGCCGCCCGCGGTGGTGGCCTACCTGGGGGCGGAGCTGGGCGAGGCGCTCGACTACGTGCACCGGCGCACCGCGAGCGACGGCACCCCGCTCAACCTCGTGCACCGCGACGTCAATCCCCCCAACATCCTGCTGTCGCGCATCGGCGAGGTGAAGCTCGGGGACTTTGGCGTGGCCCGGGCGGCCATCCACGTCCGGCTCACCCAGGCGGACCGGGTGCGCGGCAAGCTGGGCTACCTGGCGCCGGAGCAGGCCCGGGGCCACGCCTTCGACGGGCGCGCGGATCTCTTCGCGCTCGGCCTCACGCTGCACGAGGCGCTCACCGGCCGGCGCGTCTTCCAGGACGAGGACATCTCCAACACCGTGCGCGCGACGCCGCCGCCCTTCCTCGTGTCGCCCTCGGTGCACCGCCCGGACGTGCCCCCCGCGCTGGACGCCGCCCTCATGGGCCTGGTGCGCTGGAACGTGCAGGAGCGCACGGAGCGGGGCCAGCGGCTGCGCGAGCAGTTGTGCGCCCTGACGGGCGTGGCCGCGCCCTTCCCCCGGGGACAGCGCGAGCTGGGCCGCCTGGTGCAGGAAGCCCTCGCGCACAAGGCGGGCCACGTCCCCGCGCGGAGCGCGGAGCGGGAGACCCGGGTGGAGCACCTCCCCTCCCCGCCGGGCAGCGAGGAGCCCACGGGCGTGGTGACGCGAAGGAGCTTGGATGAGCCGTGA
- a CDS encoding Kelch repeat-containing protein, with product MHTTLRGSLLFAGLLSLSTGCGAPLESEAPDTAPMTSRVDAMEKQAAASWASQAPMLQRREKHSLTLLDSGLVLAAGGSDWNTYLTSAELYNPYSNTWAFTGSLHEPHSNGGAVRLASGKVLVIGGQNSVTPNVRAVELYDPATGTWSYTGSLNEGRSWFTTTLLDSGKVLVSGGMTTMAGFSYTAEVYDPDTGTWTRTGPKKTYGFFQAAARLYSGEVLVTGNPDPSERANAEVYNPATNTWRLVASKPGAHTAHKLIRLYSGEVLLMGGSEGSDPSLASWLYNPYSDSWTRASNMNHVYGSQSATLLYSGKVLVVAGSGASDLFDPATRTWTSQPAGAPVRDETAVLLHTGQVFTASGSNATRYTPASP from the coding sequence ATGCACACGACGCTGCGCGGCTCCCTGCTGTTCGCGGGCCTGCTGTCCCTGTCCACCGGCTGTGGCGCGCCCCTGGAGTCCGAGGCCCCGGACACCGCGCCGATGACGTCCCGCGTCGACGCGATGGAGAAGCAGGCCGCGGCCTCCTGGGCGTCCCAGGCGCCCATGCTCCAGCGGCGCGAGAAGCACTCGCTCACCTTGCTCGACTCGGGCCTGGTGCTGGCCGCGGGGGGCTCGGACTGGAACACCTACCTCACGTCCGCGGAGCTCTACAACCCGTACTCCAACACGTGGGCCTTCACCGGCTCGCTCCACGAGCCGCACTCCAATGGCGGCGCGGTGCGGCTCGCCTCGGGCAAGGTGCTCGTCATCGGCGGACAGAACAGCGTCACGCCCAACGTGCGCGCCGTGGAGCTGTATGACCCCGCCACCGGCACCTGGAGCTACACGGGCTCGCTCAACGAGGGCCGCTCCTGGTTCACCACCACGCTGCTGGACTCCGGCAAGGTGCTCGTCTCGGGCGGCATGACCACCATGGCCGGCTTCTCCTACACCGCCGAGGTGTACGACCCGGACACCGGCACCTGGACCCGCACGGGCCCCAAGAAGACCTACGGCTTCTTCCAGGCGGCGGCGCGGCTGTACTCGGGCGAGGTGCTGGTGACCGGAAACCCGGACCCCTCGGAGCGCGCCAACGCCGAGGTGTACAACCCCGCCACCAACACCTGGCGCCTCGTGGCGAGCAAGCCGGGCGCCCACACCGCCCACAAGCTCATCCGGCTGTACTCGGGCGAGGTGCTGCTCATGGGCGGCAGCGAGGGCAGCGACCCCAGCCTCGCGTCCTGGCTGTACAACCCCTACAGCGACAGTTGGACGCGCGCGTCCAACATGAACCACGTGTACGGCAGCCAGAGCGCGACCCTGCTCTACTCGGGCAAGGTGCTGGTGGTCGCGGGCTCCGGCGCCTCCGATCTCTTCGATCCGGCCACCCGCACCTGGACCTCCCAGCCCGCGGGAGCGCCCGTCAGGGACGAGACGGCCGTGCTGCTGCACACCGGCCAGGTGTTCACCGCGTCGGGCTCCAACGCCACGCGCTACACGCCCGCGAGCCCGTAG
- a CDS encoding glycoside hydrolase family 3 protein — protein MSVVLGGLMLASTGCDEEAVGPRPPLAPDCGTPPDVASPDWVPCQLKAMTLEEKVGQLFMTHAYGESATDTDPKMREGNRKDHGLDTAAQLVERYHLGGVIYFTWANNLKTPEQIARLSNGLQEVALGQERPVPLLIATDQEHGVVVRVTEPATQFPGNMALGATHDVETARQAAVITGRELRALGINQNLGTVADVNSNPLNPVIGVRSFGLDPARVAAFTQVQVGATQAEGLAATVKHFPGHGDTDVDSHYGLPIIRRTRAQFDAADLPPFVAAIDAGVDAIMSAHIVVPELEPSGLPATLSPALMTDLLRGQLGFTGVVISDSLSMQGARPYGDASDARVPVEALKAGVDLLLMPPRIDVAYNAVRDAVNSGEVSQARLDEAVGRILTLKQKRGVLAQPRVDLAGLTRVGAPEHLAVADALTERGITLVKNEAGVLPVKPEVREVLVTGWGVPATDALAAALTQRGLSVRTLETGASPTPEKIEQARAAAGHADLTVVLVHRAWTSEAQPALVRALQGTERPVVVVSVREPYDLAWFPEVPTYVATYGFRTVSMKALARVLMGEVDPSGRLPVTLPQKDPAAPVLFPVGHGHAYGPSRFFTPAASALR, from the coding sequence GTGTCCGTCGTGCTCGGCGGACTGATGCTCGCGAGCACGGGCTGTGACGAGGAGGCCGTGGGTCCTCGCCCTCCCCTCGCCCCGGACTGCGGGACGCCGCCCGACGTCGCCTCGCCGGACTGGGTGCCCTGTCAGTTGAAGGCCATGACGCTCGAGGAGAAGGTGGGCCAGCTCTTCATGACGCACGCCTATGGCGAGAGCGCCACGGACACGGATCCCAAGATGCGGGAGGGCAACCGCAAGGATCACGGGCTGGACACGGCGGCGCAGCTCGTGGAGCGCTACCACCTGGGCGGCGTCATCTACTTCACCTGGGCCAACAACCTGAAGACGCCGGAGCAGATCGCCCGGCTGTCCAACGGGCTGCAGGAGGTGGCGCTCGGCCAGGAGCGGCCCGTGCCCCTGCTCATCGCCACGGATCAGGAGCACGGGGTGGTGGTGCGGGTGACCGAGCCGGCCACCCAGTTCCCCGGCAACATGGCCCTGGGCGCCACCCATGACGTGGAGACCGCGCGCCAGGCGGCGGTCATCACCGGGCGCGAGCTGCGCGCCCTGGGCATCAACCAGAACCTCGGCACGGTGGCGGACGTGAACAGCAACCCGCTCAACCCCGTCATCGGCGTGCGCTCCTTTGGCCTGGATCCCGCGCGGGTGGCGGCCTTCACCCAGGTGCAGGTGGGCGCCACGCAGGCCGAGGGCCTCGCGGCCACGGTGAAGCACTTCCCCGGCCATGGGGACACGGACGTGGACAGCCACTACGGCCTGCCCATCATCCGCCGCACCCGGGCCCAGTTCGACGCGGCCGACCTGCCGCCGTTCGTGGCCGCCATCGACGCGGGCGTGGACGCCATCATGTCCGCGCACATCGTGGTGCCCGAGCTGGAGCCCTCGGGCCTGCCCGCCACGCTCAGCCCCGCGCTCATGACGGACCTGCTGCGCGGCCAGCTCGGCTTCACGGGCGTGGTGATCAGCGACTCGCTGTCCATGCAGGGCGCCCGGCCCTACGGCGACGCGAGCGACGCGCGCGTCCCCGTGGAGGCGCTCAAGGCGGGCGTGGATCTGCTGCTCATGCCCCCGCGCATCGACGTGGCCTACAACGCCGTGCGCGACGCGGTGAACAGCGGCGAGGTCAGCCAGGCGCGGCTCGACGAGGCCGTGGGGCGCATCCTCACGCTCAAGCAGAAGCGCGGGGTGCTCGCCCAGCCCCGGGTGGACCTGGCCGGGCTCACGCGCGTGGGCGCCCCCGAGCACCTGGCCGTGGCCGATGCCCTCACCGAGCGCGGCATCACCCTGGTGAAGAACGAGGCGGGCGTCCTGCCGGTGAAGCCCGAGGTGCGCGAGGTGCTGGTGACGGGCTGGGGCGTCCCGGCGACGGACGCGCTGGCGGCGGCGCTGACCCAGCGCGGGCTGTCCGTGCGGACCCTGGAGACGGGCGCGAGCCCCACCCCGGAGAAGATCGAGCAGGCCCGGGCCGCGGCCGGACACGCGGACCTCACCGTGGTGCTGGTCCACCGGGCGTGGACGTCCGAGGCGCAGCCCGCGCTGGTCCGGGCGCTCCAGGGCACGGAGCGGCCGGTGGTGGTGGTCTCGGTGCGCGAGCCGTACGACCTGGCCTGGTTCCCCGAGGTGCCCACCTACGTGGCCACCTATGGCTTCCGCACGGTCTCCATGAAGGCCCTGGCGCGGGTGCTGATGGGCGAGGTGGACCCCTCGGGCCGCCTGCCCGTCACCCTGCCCCAGAAAGACCCGGCCGCGCCGGTGCTCTTCCCCGTGGGCCATGGCCACGCGTACGGCCCTTCACGCTTCTTCACGCCCGCGGCGAGCGCGCTCCGTTAG
- a CDS encoding siderophore-interacting protein, translating to MTTAKAAVQGLLGRLFFRDTTVTHAEDVGRRFRRLVLSGPALRGVEWTPGDKLQIFLPDAGTRTYTPLRWDASTGETELLAYLHGDTPGARWARTVRAGAALQIFGPRSSLVVGGPSPAVMFGDETSLALARANGEPGRTVLEVSEPEETQGALDALGLRGVRLVTRRADDAHREELVDAVAQALQAHPGAPLVLSGRAAAIQGVRQGLKARGTAAPALKTRAYWAPGKVGMD from the coding sequence ATGACCACCGCCAAAGCCGCCGTCCAAGGCCTCCTCGGCCGTCTGTTCTTCCGCGACACCACGGTGACCCACGCCGAGGACGTGGGCCGCCGCTTCCGCAGGCTGGTGCTCTCGGGCCCGGCCCTGCGGGGCGTGGAGTGGACCCCGGGCGACAAGCTGCAGATCTTCCTGCCGGACGCGGGGACGCGGACCTATACGCCGCTGCGCTGGGACGCGAGCACGGGCGAGACCGAGCTGCTCGCGTACCTGCACGGCGACACCCCGGGCGCGCGATGGGCCCGGACGGTGCGCGCCGGGGCCGCGCTCCAGATCTTTGGACCTCGAAGCTCCCTGGTCGTCGGCGGTCCGTCCCCGGCGGTGATGTTCGGCGACGAGACGAGCCTGGCGCTGGCCCGGGCCAATGGCGAGCCCGGACGGACGGTGCTCGAGGTCTCCGAGCCCGAGGAGACCCAGGGGGCCCTCGACGCCCTGGGCCTGCGGGGCGTGCGGCTCGTCACCCGCCGGGCCGACGACGCCCACCGCGAGGAGCTGGTCGACGCGGTCGCCCAGGCCCTCCAGGCGCATCCCGGGGCGCCCCTCGTGCTCTCGGGCCGCGCGGCCGCCATCCAGGGCGTGCGCCAGGGACTCAAGGCCCGGGGCACGGCCGCCCCGGCGCTCAAGACCCGGGCCTACTGGGCGCCGGGCAAGGTGGGAATGGATTGA
- a CDS encoding DoxX family protein, with protein MGFLTPHTARIYALLRIVTGFMFMFHGLQKVFGMFGGTPPGAPPFIIYGAGLIELVGGILVMIGLFAGPAAFISSGTMAFAFFMGHAVPGGHILPIVNKGELAALYCFVFLYIAAHGSGIWSVDAARRGARP; from the coding sequence ATGGGATTCCTGACCCCGCACACCGCTCGCATCTACGCCCTGCTTCGCATCGTGACGGGCTTCATGTTCATGTTTCACGGCCTGCAGAAGGTCTTCGGCATGTTCGGCGGCACGCCTCCCGGGGCGCCGCCGTTCATCATCTACGGCGCGGGACTCATCGAGCTCGTGGGCGGCATCCTCGTGATGATCGGGCTGTTCGCCGGCCCGGCGGCCTTCATCTCGAGCGGCACCATGGCGTTCGCCTTCTTCATGGGACACGCCGTCCCCGGCGGCCACATCCTGCCCATCGTGAACAAGGGCGAGCTCGCCGCGCTCTACTGCTTCGTGTTCCTCTACATCGCCGCGCACGGCTCGGGCATCTGGAGCGTGGACGCCGCGCGCCGCGGCGCCAGGCCCTAG
- the rnk gene encoding nucleoside diphosphate kinase regulator has protein sequence MTSLPVTDSRSTPTPAPALRITAEDMTRLRTVVERYLEGSRAAAAEQLELELDRARVVPQDQMPSDVVTMRSRILFEDMETGRRREATLVYPEEADMEQSRISILAPVGLAVLGLKVGDAIHWPLPHERQAHLRIMEVLYQPEAAGDFHL, from the coding sequence ATGACGTCTCTCCCCGTGACGGATTCCCGCTCCACCCCCACCCCCGCTCCGGCCTTGCGCATCACCGCCGAGGACATGACGCGTCTGCGCACGGTCGTGGAGCGCTACCTCGAGGGCTCCCGGGCCGCGGCGGCCGAGCAGTTGGAGCTGGAGCTGGACCGCGCCCGGGTGGTGCCCCAGGACCAGATGCCGTCCGATGTCGTCACCATGCGCTCGCGCATCCTCTTCGAGGACATGGAGACGGGCCGCCGCCGCGAGGCGACGCTCGTCTATCCGGAGGAGGCGGACATGGAGCAGTCGCGCATCTCCATCCTGGCGCCGGTCGGGCTCGCGGTGCTGGGCCTCAAGGTCGGGGATGCCATCCACTGGCCTCTGCCCCACGAGCGCCAGGCCCACCTGCGCATCATGGAAGTCCTCTACCAGCCCGAGGCGGCCGGGGACTTCCACCTGTAA
- a CDS encoding right-handed parallel beta-helix repeat-containing protein codes for MLDFSRVRSPLLFLLLMPTAASAATLTVGAGKTYATPSAAAAAARDGDTIEISPGVYQDEATWKAHGLTIRGVGGTRAQLDATGRTLSNRKAIWVIQGTGTTVENIEFFGAKVPDRNGAGIRQEGAGLTVRGCYFHDNQNGLLAGDKADSDILIESSWFARNGDGDGQSHNMYINRVRSFTLRFSYSHGAKVGHLVKSRAYSTSILYNRLTGEEGNPSYEIDVPNGGRVEIVGNQIHQGTAAENSTLVSFGAEGTSNPEQSLLVSHNTFVNERSAGGTFVRVAGSPTARIVNNLFIGPGTALSGTATQQSNLVMDKASLVNAAGFDYHLKAGAPAINAGTDPGTDATPRFHYVHPLGSEPRQRVDSAWDVGAFEFGTPPAPPTSPDDGGTPPDAGTPPDAGTPGTPETPATPGGEEGTPEESRRGCTTSGAATSALALLALLALARRRAR; via the coding sequence ATGCTCGACTTCTCACGCGTCCGAAGCCCCCTGCTCTTCTTGCTGTTGATGCCCACCGCCGCGAGCGCCGCCACGCTCACGGTCGGCGCGGGAAAGACCTACGCCACCCCGAGCGCCGCCGCCGCCGCCGCGCGCGATGGGGACACCATCGAGATCTCCCCGGGCGTCTACCAGGACGAGGCCACCTGGAAGGCCCATGGCCTGACGATTCGCGGCGTGGGCGGGACGCGGGCCCAGCTCGACGCGACGGGGCGCACCCTCTCCAACCGCAAGGCCATCTGGGTCATCCAGGGCACGGGCACGACGGTGGAGAACATCGAGTTTTTCGGCGCCAAGGTCCCCGACCGCAACGGCGCGGGCATCCGGCAGGAGGGCGCGGGCCTCACGGTGCGCGGCTGCTATTTCCACGACAACCAGAACGGACTGCTCGCGGGCGACAAGGCCGACAGCGACATCCTCATCGAGTCCTCGTGGTTCGCGCGCAACGGCGACGGCGATGGCCAGTCGCACAACATGTACATCAACCGGGTGCGCAGCTTCACGCTGCGCTTCAGCTACTCGCACGGCGCGAAGGTCGGCCACCTGGTGAAGAGCCGCGCGTACAGCACGTCCATCCTCTACAACCGGCTCACGGGCGAGGAGGGCAATCCCAGCTACGAGATCGACGTGCCCAACGGCGGCCGGGTGGAGATCGTGGGCAACCAGATCCACCAGGGCACGGCGGCGGAGAACTCGACCCTGGTGTCGTTCGGCGCCGAGGGCACGAGCAACCCGGAGCAGTCACTGCTCGTGAGCCACAACACCTTCGTGAACGAGCGCTCGGCGGGAGGCACCTTCGTGCGCGTCGCCGGCTCGCCGACGGCGCGGATCGTCAACAACCTGTTCATCGGCCCGGGCACGGCCCTGAGCGGCACGGCGACGCAGCAGTCCAACCTCGTCATGGACAAGGCGAGCCTCGTCAACGCGGCGGGCTTCGACTACCACCTGAAGGCGGGCGCCCCCGCCATCAACGCGGGCACGGATCCGGGCACGGACGCCACGCCGCGCTTCCACTACGTGCACCCCCTGGGCAGTGAGCCGCGTCAGCGCGTGGACAGCGCGTGGGACGTGGGCGCGTTCGAGTTCGGCACGCCGCCCGCCCCGCCCACGTCTCCGGACGACGGGGGGACGCCTCCGGACGCCGGGACGCCTCCGGACGCGGGGACGCCCGGCACGCCCGAGACGCCCGCGACGCCCGGTGGAGAAGAAGGGACCCCCGAGGAGTCGCGCCGCGGCTGCACGACGTCGGGCGCCGCCACCTCGGCCCTGGCGCTCCTGGCGCTGCTCGCGCTGGCACGGCGCCGCGCCCGCTGA